The Molothrus ater isolate BHLD 08-10-18 breed brown headed cowbird chromosome 1, BPBGC_Mater_1.1, whole genome shotgun sequence genome includes a window with the following:
- the STARD3NL gene encoding STARD3 N-terminal-like protein, with protein MIRVPADAENAHSSSVESCPSLRDVHSINPTQLMARIESYEGREKKGISDVRRTFCLFVTFDLLFITLLWIIELNVKGGIETTLEKEVLHYDYSSSYFDIFLLAVFRFKVLILAYAMCRLRHWWAIAFTTAVTSAFLLAKVIISQLFSQGAFGYVLPIISFILAWIETWFLDFKVLPQEAEEENRFLIAQDASERAALLHPGVLSDGQFYSPPESVAGSDEDSEEKQDSEKPIV; from the exons ATGATTCGGGTCCCAGCTGATGCAGAAAATGCTCACAGTAGCAGTGTGGAATCTTGTCCTTCCTTGCGGGATGTCCACTCCATCAACCCCACACAGCTGATGGCAAGGATTGAGTCATATgaaggcagggagaagaaaggcATCTCAGATGTCAGAAGgactttctgtttgtttgttacATTTGATCTCTTATTCATAACCTTACTGTGGATAATAGAATTGAAT GTAAAAGGAGGCATTGAGACTACCTTAGAGAAAGAAGTCCTACATTATGACTACTCTTCTTCATATTTTGATATATTT CTACTGGCAGTCTTTCGGTTTAAGGTGTTAATACTTGCATATGCAATGTGCAGACTGCGCCATTGGTGGGCAATAGCT TTTACAACAGCAGTGACCAGTGCCTTTTTATTAGCAAAAGTAATTATTTCACAG cTGTTCTCACAGGGTGCTTTTGGCTATGTGCTGCCCATCATATCATTCATACTTGCCTGGATTGAAACCTGGTTCCTGGACTTCAAAGTGTTACcacaagaagctgaagaagaaaata gattTTTGATAGCACAGGATGCTTCAGAACGAGCAGCTCTTCTTCACCCAGGAGTCCTCTCTGACGGGCAGTTCTATTCTCCCCCTGAGTCTGTAGCAG gtTCTGATGAAGactctgaagaaaaacaagacagTGAAAAACCAATTGTATAG